TCTAGGTTGGCTTCAAAGTTTACGAGTTGCGATGCAATATCTTCACAGGCTTTTGAACCTGCTGGCATATCTGAAATATCTTCCCAGTTACGATCAGCCGATTTAGCATACGTTGCCGCTGGCGTTGCGTGAGTAATACGCGCAGTTGAAATAAGGCCCGTTGCTTTACCGGCAATTTCTGCAAGTTCTAGCGAGGTAACAAGCTCGTTACCTGTTACCGTTGTACAGTCACCGCGTTCAATGTCTTCATCTACACCAATTACGCCCACATCGGTTTTAACACCCGATACCATTGCCGTCATTGTGCCTGCTGAATCTGGCGTTTGCGCATCTACGTTGTAGGTTTTAACAAAGCCCGAAAAAGGCATGGTTTCAAAGCTAAGTTGGTAGTCTTCACCTAACCCGCCTTCAAGCTGACCCGCAAAAATACGTGCAGCCGTTACGGTAGAAATACCCATGCCGTCGCCTACAAATAAAATAACGCTTTTAGCTTTGCCCGACTCAGTAACTATATTGGCACTGGCTTGCTGCGCTTTTACAAGTTGCTCTTGTGCGCCGCTAAACCATGCGTTGCTTGTTAGTGATGCAAGTTGCTCGCTTGTCAGTGACGTAGCGGGTGCGTTACACACCAAATTAGTAGAGGTTACTTCACTGCTATCTAGTACGTCATTGGCGTTTGTATCTACGCCGCTTTGAGTTTCTATGCCGCCGTTTATACATTGCTCTGAGCCTACAGCAATGGTGTTATCTACTGCGATTATATTATTTTCATCTTTGTCATTGTCACTCGAGCAACCTGCAAGCGCGACCATTACTGCCAAAGAAAGTACTGTTAATTTGTTCATGTTAGCCGCCATTATTGCTGAGTTAGTTCAAGAGCTTGATTAATTAAATGAAATACTACGTTTTGCTCAATTACGCCTTGAGCTAGCTGTGCGCCAGGGCCTTTTGCATGCAGCGAAATATCTTCACCGGCATGGGTTTCTGAGCCAAGGGGTACTGTTGTTTCTTGGTGAAAACCAGGAGTCGTAGTATCAACGCCTGTAAGCTCAACACGTCCAGCTTCTGGGCCTGTTAAATAAGCAGCATCGGCATCTGTTTCATCAACTAAGTTTCTAAACCCTAAACCATTTGCGTAGCCCACTGTTGTGTAAGGCATGTCGTCGGCAGCAAGGCTTGGTGTGGTTTCGCCAACGGCAACTACTTGGCCTAAAATTGGGTTACCGCGTTTAGGGTAGCCAGCAATAGTAAACACGTGGCTGTGATCGGCGGTTACTAAAATAAGGGTTTCTTCTGGGTTGGTGTTATCTACCGCAGCTTGTACTGCTTTGGCAAATTCGATGGTGTCGTTAAGTGCGTTATAAGCATTGCCCGCGTGGTGTGCGTGGTCAATACGGCCAGATTCAACCGTTAAGAAAAAACCATTTTCGTTTTTACCTAATACATCAATTGCTTTGCTAGTCATTTCACTTAATGAAGGCTCGCCCGCTACATCGTTTGCGCGGTCGGCTTCGTATTGCATGTGCGATTCGTTAAATAAGCCAAATACTTTAGTGGCGTCATCAGCAATAGCATCAAAACCTGTTTGATCCATCACATACGTTGCATCTGGGTATTGTGTTTGCCACTCGGTAACTAGGTTACGTTCATCAGTACGATCGCCCTCTACTGTGCTTACTGCATCAGCTGAGTTAGCCGCTTCATCTTTTGGTAAAAAGTGACGACGGCCACCACCCATTACAAAATCAAGGCCATCTACATCAGTACCTACATAGCGCTCTTCTAGGTTTTTTTCAAAATTTACCAGCTGCGAGGCAATATCTTCACACGCCTCTGAGCCCTCTGGCATGTCTGAGATATCTTCCCAGTTTCGGTCTGCCGATTTAGCATACGTTGCCGCAGGTGTAGCGTGAGTAATTCGCGCCGTTGAAATAACACCGGTTGCTAAGCCTTTAATTTCAGCAAGCTCTGTGGCTGTTAAAAGCTCGTTGCCCGCAGCGCTTGAACATACGCCGCGTTCTATATTTTCGTTTACACCAATAACGCCTACATCGGTTTTAACGCCTGAGATCATCGCGGTCATTGTGCCTGCAGAATCAGGTGTTTGTGCATCTACGTTATACGTTTTTACTTGCGCCGAGTATGGGAACTCTTCAAAGCTTAAATAACCTTCTTCACCTAGCTGGCCTGCTCTTTGGCCTTGTAAAATACGTGCTGCAGTAAGGGTAGATACACCCATACCGTCGCCTACAAACAAAATAACGTTTTTAGCTTTTGTAGCTTGCTCGTTTTGTGCAAGTGATGTTTTTGTGGCGAGCGTGGTTTGGGCATTGGTATACCAACTATTATCAGTTTGGCTTTGTGGCAGTATATCGGCATGGCTTGCTGTGCTTAACATAAACGTTAAGCCAACTGCCGCAGCAATTTTTTTAATTTTCATCCTTTATAAATCCCATAGTGTAGTGGTTATTTTTGCTTGAAGCGCATGCTTCAAATTTGTAACCGCAGCACTATAGAAAATGGATGTGACTTCCAAGCGTACTTTTAATTAAAAAAATATGACTAAACCATTACAAAATAAAGACAAAAAAGCGCAGCGGTTAAACGCTGCGCTTGTTGTGACCAATACCAGAGATGGTATTTATAAAATTAAAAACGCGCCTTAAACGATACGCCAAAGTAGCGCTCTGCATCACGCGGAATTTGGTAACGGAAGTTGTCGCCACTGTAGGTTGTTGCGTAGCTTTCGTCGGTTAAGTTTTTAGCAATAAGCGACACTCTAAATGCATCATCTTTAAACGATAAACCTACACTTGCGTTTAAAATACCGTAATCTGGTAATAACGCAGCTGGGTTAAACTCGCCCACATTGTTTGGTAGGTCTGAGTACTGCTCGTCGGTGTAAATGTAAGAGCCGTTGATATGAATATTAAAGTCGTGCTCTGTTTCAATATAGTAATCAGCACTTAGCGAGTATTTTAAATCTGGCGAAAACGGTACATCTAAGCCAGAACGGTCAGTACATGAGCCTGCCGCGACTTCTGCCGGACAATTAAACTCATCAATTTCGGCTTTAATATAAGCAATGCCACCGGTTAAAGTAAGTGAGTCGGTTGCAGCCCACATAAAGTCAACTTCAGCACCTTGCGTGCTTACATCACCCGCGTTTGTTAAACGAGTAATACAGGTACCGTCTGAACAGTCAAAGTTGTTAGCTTGAAAGCCTTCAATTTCGGTTCTGAAAAGTGCCATGTTAAATACAAATTCGCGGCTTGCGTATTTGTAGCCAATTTCATAAGCGTCAGACTCTTCTGGCGATATTTCGCGGCTATCGTTATCTGGGTTAAAGTTGTAGTAAACGTTAAAGCCAGGGCCTTTGTAACCTTGCGAGTAAGTACCGTATACCATTTGGCCATCGCCTAAATCGTATTGCATACCTAAACGACCCGATACGTTAGTTTCTTCTGCGCTACCTGATTCGTCAGTATTTAGTGTTGCTGGGCGTACGCCTACACCGGTGCGGCCAAACTCATCATTGCTTATACGGCGGTGTGTGTACGACACTTCGTCGTCGGTGTAGCGAATACCAAATAGTACGCGTAAATCTTCAGATAAATCGTAAGTACCATCGGCAAAGGCTGCCCAGTTGTTAAACTCGGTGCTCATGTATGCGGTTGCCGATACAATATCGTTAGCGTTACAGCTAACACCTAAGCTTTGCGTGTAAGTGTCTAAATCGGCAAGTGCGGCATCAAGCTCTGCACCCGATAGGTTATTTTGTGCGTAAAACGCCATTGCAGCATCTAGTTGGCCACCGTTATTTTGACAACTCGCCTCACGGGTAAAGTTACGTTGTGAGTCCATGTTCCAGTAAAATAAACCAGCAACATAGTTAAACGGGCCTGCAAGGTTAGAGGTCACTCTAAACTCTTGAGAAAACTGATCCCATTGCTGTGCACCTAAGTCGTGTAGTTGAAACGGTGCGCCAAATACCGGTTCGTTGCTGTCGCCAGCAATCGAGGTAAAGTCGCCTTCGCGGTATTCTGTGTTATCCCACGAGCGCTGCGCTGTAATTGAGGTATACGTATAATCGCCAATGGTTTTATCAACCTGTACCGAAAACGCGCTATGCTCATCAATAGTGCGCGACTCATAGTCGTGATCAACTTTGCGTTGGTCTAGGTCTATATCGGCTACGCCATCAACAATGCCGTTGCTGTCTGGTACTGCTTGCGAATCTGGGTTACGACCGCTTGGTAGGGCTTCTAAATCGGCACAACAGTCGTCATCGGCGTTATAAAATTCGGCAATAAATTTAACGTTTAAGTCATCGCTTGGCTCGTATTTAAATACAGCACGTGCACCTTCGCGGTCATAGCCGTTTACTTTTTCGTTGTTGTAAACGTTATCAATATAGCCATCAAACTTACCTTTAAATACGGTTAAGCTTGCTGCTAAATCGTCAGTTAAACCACCGCTTACAACGCCTTTAAAGCGGTATTCGTTATCTTGATAAAACGAGGTTTCTACGCTGCCGGTTGTGTCGTACGAAGGATCTTTTGTCGTAATGTTTACCACTCCTGCAGAGGCGTTTTTA
The sequence above is drawn from the Pseudoalteromonas espejiana DSM 9414 genome and encodes:
- a CDS encoding alkaline phosphatase → MKIKKIAAAVGLTFMLSTASHADILPQSQTDNSWYTNAQTTLATKTSLAQNEQATKAKNVILFVGDGMGVSTLTAARILQGQRAGQLGEEGYLSFEEFPYSAQVKTYNVDAQTPDSAGTMTAMISGVKTDVGVIGVNENIERGVCSSAAGNELLTATELAEIKGLATGVISTARITHATPAATYAKSADRNWEDISDMPEGSEACEDIASQLVNFEKNLEERYVGTDVDGLDFVMGGGRRHFLPKDEAANSADAVSTVEGDRTDERNLVTEWQTQYPDATYVMDQTGFDAIADDATKVFGLFNESHMQYEADRANDVAGEPSLSEMTSKAIDVLGKNENGFFLTVESGRIDHAHHAGNAYNALNDTIEFAKAVQAAVDNTNPEETLILVTADHSHVFTIAGYPKRGNPILGQVVAVGETTPSLAADDMPYTTVGYANGLGFRNLVDETDADAAYLTGPEAGRVELTGVDTTTPGFHQETTVPLGSETHAGEDISLHAKGPGAQLAQGVIEQNVVFHLINQALELTQQ
- a CDS encoding TonB-dependent receptor encodes the protein MRAKKSVLSLAVTLAITTGLALSTQAHAQQEQAEQQAEQNDNDKFEKIVVTSQKRTQSLNEVPLAVSVLNSDQIDSAFANNMEGLQSLVPSVSFRKGTTTRNSALTVRGIGTISFSIAAEPSVATVVDGVVLGRSGQAFADLYDVSRIEVLRGPQGTLFGKNASAGVVNITTKDPSYDTTGSVETSFYQDNEYRFKGVVSGGLTDDLAASLTVFKGKFDGYIDNVYNNEKVNGYDREGARAVFKYEPSDDLNVKFIAEFYNADDDCCADLEALPSGRNPDSQAVPDSNGIVDGVADIDLDQRKVDHDYESRTIDEHSAFSVQVDKTIGDYTYTSITAQRSWDNTEYREGDFTSIAGDSNEPVFGAPFQLHDLGAQQWDQFSQEFRVTSNLAGPFNYVAGLFYWNMDSQRNFTREASCQNNGGQLDAAMAFYAQNNLSGAELDAALADLDTYTQSLGVSCNANDIVSATAYMSTEFNNWAAFADGTYDLSEDLRVLFGIRYTDDEVSYTHRRISNDEFGRTGVGVRPATLNTDESGSAEETNVSGRLGMQYDLGDGQMVYGTYSQGYKGPGFNVYYNFNPDNDSREISPEESDAYEIGYKYASREFVFNMALFRTEIEGFQANNFDCSDGTCITRLTNAGDVSTQGAEVDFMWAATDSLTLTGGIAYIKAEIDEFNCPAEVAAGSCTDRSGLDVPFSPDLKYSLSADYYIETEHDFNIHINGSYIYTDEQYSDLPNNVGEFNPAALLPDYGILNASVGLSFKDDAFRVSLIAKNLTDESYATTYSGDNFRYQIPRDAERYFGVSFKARF